CCCTTGTGATGCTGAGACACCACCACTGCTTTTCTCCCATCCGTCCCCTGGCCTCATGCTGGCTTTTGCTGACCCGCTCCTCTGTAGGGAAGCGTTGAAAGCTGGGTCTTCCAAGTCGTGGCAGGAAATCCTCTTCAACCTCACTGGCACGGATAAGATGGATGCTGGGGCCCTCCTGGAGTACTTCAGCCCTGTCACCAACTGGCTTCAGGAGCAGAACAACAAGACCAATGAGGTCCTGGGCTGGCCTGAATTTGACTGGCGTCCCCCCATCCCTGAAGGCTACCCTGAAGGCATTGGTAAGGCTGCAGCTCCATTCTGGGTCTGGGGAGGGGCAGGAAGAGGTGTCCCAAGGGACATCGCTAACCCCCAGGCAGGGCAGTGCTGAGGGAGGTCTCTGCTGTGGGTGGAGGAGGTCTCCATGCCAGGAAGGAGAAAGAACCAGCTCCATGTTGTGGAGGAAGCAACTGCCATTAGCCAACCCCTTGACATACCGTTGTCTGAAGCTGTGGCCCTGCCACTGTAGCAATGCCACCAGCCATGGTGTGACAGGGCATCTGTTTTCAGCTGCATCCTTTCTGCTCACATGGGAGGGTCTAGGGCATGCAGCTTGTCCTGTTATCCCATCCTCTGCCCAGTGGGACACCCCAGCAGTGCCCCTCTGCTCTCATTTCTTGGCTCAACCTGCTGCCAAGTTGTGGCATCCTTCGATGGACCTGCAGTTCTGGGAAAAGCTCAGCCATGGCTTCTCTATGGGGTTGTGCTCTTTCAAAGAGAAGGACTCTCCTGACCCacccgcccccccttcccccattTATCTACTCCTCTAGACAAAATAGCAGATGAAGCACAAGCTAAAGCGTTCTTGTCTGAGTACAACAGCACGGCCGAGGCAGTGTGGAACACCTACACCGAGGCATCCTGGGCCTACAACACCAACATCACCAACCACAACAAGGAGATCATGGTATGGGAACAGTCCTGGGGCTGTGTGGGCAGGCAGTTGGTACCCAGGGCATTTTTCAGATGAGCTCTGAAACCCAGGGCAGCCTCTGCCCCTAGCCAAAGGGTAATGTTCCCAACCAGGAGGTGCCTTTTCCATGAAAACCCTCGTCGTGCCATGAGGTACCCACAAGGGCAGCCAGAGGGAGGTTGTCAGTCATGGCATGCCAGGTGGTGTTTCTAGGGATGTCCTTGTGTCTCAGGGATGTCCTCAAAGTAACTCCTCTTCTGTCCCCCCCTGCCCTTGCAGCTGGACAAGAACTTGGCCATGTCTAAGCATACCCTTGAGTATGGCATGAGGGCCAGGCAGTTCGACCCCTCCGACTTCCAGGACCAAAGTGTCGCGCGCATCCTCAAGAAGCTGAGTGTCATTGAGAGGGCAGCCCTGCCCGAGAATGAGCTGAAGGAGGTGAGCTgcaaagggacagagcaggatgGGGTGTCCCTTGCCACTACCCTGTGTGGAGACACAGGCTTCTCCCAAACTTTAGGAAATGCCACTGGGCAGCCACCCCCTGCCCTTGAACGAGGTGATAGTTTGGTACCTTCTACACAAAGCCAAGGTCCTTGTCTCCAGGGTTTCCCACCCAAAGGTTGCCTATCCCAGGCTGCAGTGGGACCTGGCTGCTTGGCACATTGCTTGTTCGCCCCAGTCCCTCCTGTATTAACTCCACTTTGTCTCCATTTGGGGGCCTCAGAAGGGACCAGAGGAAAACACCTGAGAACATCTCAATGGGCTGTGACATTCTCCAAGAGCAGGAGCAAGGATAACCAGCTTACATGATCTGATTTTCTTTGCAGTATAACACCCTCCTCTCAGATATGGAGACCACGTACAGTGTAGCCAAGGTCTGCAGAGAGAACAAAACCTGTCACCCACTGGATCCTGGTAAGATCTGGCAGGGTGTCCAGTAAGTCATCTGCCACAAGCCCAGAAAGGAGGGAATTTTTTAATATGGGCACGGAGAAAGGTCATGAAGGGGCCTTCCCCCCTTCTCTGTTATGGCCCCTGAGCAGCACGCTGGGTCTAGCACCATTGCATCAGTCCAGCCCATCCAACAGCATCACTTTGGCTTCATTGCTTTCTCTCCAGACCTCACAGATATCATGGCCACCTCACGGGACTATGATGAGCTCCTCTTTGCCTGGAAGGGCTGGCGGGATGCTTCTGGGAAGAAGATCAAGAACAACTACAAGCGATATGTGGAACTGAGCAACAAGGCAGCTGTGCTCAATGGTCAGTGCCCAGTCCCTTAGAGACCCACCACGGTCTTAAGCCCCTGTGAGCCGAGGATTGGGCTGATCGTCCAACTGAGGGTCAAAATCTTGAGGGTGTGGAGGTCCCACCAACTCCCAGGAGATCCACTGTCTCATAGATACGGAGGGACCTGGGGTGTCTGATCAGTAAGACTTGCCCAAGAAGGGCGGTGTCTGACAGCTTCTGCTCTTGCCCTACCACAGGCTACCCAGACAATGGGGCCTTCTGGAGATCCCTGTATGAGACACCCACCTTCGAGGAAGACCTGGAGAGGTTgtacctgcagctgcagcccctgTACCTCAACCTCCATGCCTACGTACGCCGAGCCCTATACAAAAAGTATGGTGCAGAGCACATAAACCTGAAGGGTCCCATCCCTGCTCATCTGCTAGGTAAGGGCTCTGCTCGAGCAGAGCTGCGTCTCCCACCAGGCATAGTTTGCTCCAAGTCATGTCAAGAGTTGAGGCTGGTCTCTGTTCAGCTCTGGCCAAAGGGGCCAAGGTCCCATGAGATGGGTCTGCAGAGGCCAGCCTGCCCCCGGGAAGGGCAACACACTCAGCGTGACTTGACCTCTCCTGCACAGACAGGCTACTGCTTGCATCACCCTTGTGCCGGCAGGGCAGGGACGAGACAGGGTGATCCACCCTGTGCAGGAGTTGGGAGTAGCTGGTTGCCTTTGTTCTTCTTTCCCTGTCTCCCTCCTGCCATACATTGTCCTCCTGTGCTTCCCAGGCAACATGTGGGCCCAGTCATGGTCCAATATTTTCGACCTGGTGATGCCTTACCCAGATGCCACCAAGGTGGATGCCACCCCGGCCATGAAACAACAGGTCAGTGCTTTTccagcctgctctgggcaagccccttgGGACCAGCACCCTTTGGCTGTTGTCACCAGTCATGTTCCCAAATGTTCTGGTGCTGCCAAAAAACCTCCATGCCTCATCTGTATTCTCTACCCACCTGGCTATGCCAAGGGCTGGATCCAGCTCTAGCTGCCCCCAAGAGATCTCCCCTGCCCAGAGGAATAAGGCTGTCCCTGGCCTCTCATCCttcctgcagcccccagcacctctaGCATCCCCCATTGCCCCTCACCAGGTCCTCTGTCTGCTCTCTCCCCAGGGCTGGACACCCAAGAAGATGTTTCAAGAGTCAGACCGTTTCTTTACCTCTCTGGGCCTCATCCCCATGCCGCAGGAGTTCTGGGACAAGTCCATGATCGAGAAGCCAGCAGATGGGCGGGAGGTGGTGTGTCACGCCTCAGCCTGGGACTTCTACAACCGCAAGGACTTCAGGTGCCCATGGGGAGCAAGTGGTGGCCCTAGCTGACGTGGTGCTGGGGCAGATAACAGTGACTTGGTAGAATATGGGCACGTGGCCTGATGCCACCGCAGTGTCTCTTGCCCTATGGCTGTGGCAGCCCCACTCTGGTATTGCCACTGGTGCCCAAGATGTGGGCATTACTAGCAGGAGGGCCCATGGTGGATGGAGAGCAATAAATGTCTTCCTTGCCATGCAGAATAGAAAAGCCAGTGAACAGGGATAGGGAATGGGTAGAGGCAGCAGGAGATGCCGGAGAAAATAGAGAGACCAACCCAAttgagcagggccagctcagCCTGGCATCAGATGTGGGGTGGGGACATGTGGAAAGGGAggccaaagggaaaaaagagctcAAGAGGGTGTGTGATTGTTCCTGGAGATTTTCACCCCAGCACTGCCCTCTCTTCTCCCCGGATCCCACATGTCCTGGTCCAGGATCAAGCAGTGCACCGTGGTGAACATGGACGACCTAATCACAGTGCACCACGAGATGGGCCACGTCCAGTACTTCCTGCAGTACATGGACCAGCCCATCTCGTTCCGCGATGGGGCCAACCCTGGCTTCCATGAAGCCGTCGGGGATGTCATGGCTTTGTCCGTCTCTACCCCCAAGCACCTTCACAGCATCAATCTGCTGGACAAAGTCACGGACAACAAAGGTGAGCTGGCAGGGGAGCACCACACGGCAAAGGGGGGGTGTTGCTGGGGGCAGCTGGAAATGCAGAGGGTCAGGATGGGCTGGGCAGGGTGGAAGGGACATGCGTGGTGGATTTGTATGCATAGAGGGGACAGGATCTGGTGAGGACACCCTGCTCTTGGGCAGAATGACCCATACAGGGTGGAGAGGTGGGTACAGCATTGCCTTGCTCACACCTTCCCACCTTGGGCAGAAAGTGACATTAACTACCTGATGAGCATTGCCCTGGACAAAATCGCCTTCCTGCCCTTCGGGTACCTCATGGACCAGTGGCGCTGGAAGGTGTTTGATGGGCGGATCAAGGAGGACGAGTACAACCAGCAGTGGTGGAACCTCAGGTGTGCTTGAATTCAGACCCCTCTTTGGTGCAAGGGCCTTGGCCATCATGCTGCTGGGTGTTTTCTCCCTGTGGTCCAGTTGGTTGCAATTGGACACAATGGGATACATAACCCCTCACACTGTCCTGACaccctgctgtgtcccctcccagcttacCCCAGCTTCTCCTCCCCATGCTGGGCTAACTCTCCCTCTCTGGCCCAGGATGAAGTACCAGGGCTTGTGCCCACCAGCACCAAGGTCTGAAGATGACTTTGACCCTGGGGCAAAGTTTCACATCCCTGCCAACGTCCCCTACATCAGGTAAGCAAGCAGGACTGGGGCAGGAGGGACACCACTTGGACACAGAAGCAGGATCTCCAGTTCAGATGCCACTGATGGCACCTTGTTTCATGGCTGGTGGGATGCTTGGTGGTACCACCCTGAGGGTGCTGGGCAGCTCTGGGGACCATGACAGAACCTGGAGATGAAGGCTGGATTTGGGGGAATTTCTCCCTGTCTGAGGACGATGGGTTCATCCACCCAGGCAGCCATAAAACACATGTTAAAGGAGAAATGCCATCAGCGGATTGGACTGAGTTGATGCAGGTGGAGCTCCAAAGCCAGTGATGCTCCTCCAGACCAGGAGGGTGCAACCAGGGGATGAGGGAGGCCACATCCTCTCTTGCACAGCCACTAGAAGGGTCCATTCCAATGTCCTCACCCCTCTCCACCCCCCACCAGGTACTTTGTCAGCTTCGTGATCCAGTTCCAGTTCCACCAGGCTCTCTGTGCGGCAGCCAGGCACACGGGTCCCCTGCACAAGTGTGACATCTACCAGTCCAAGGAGGCTGGGAAGATCTTGGGGTAGGTGTGTGGGCAGGGCAAAGACAAGACATTGATGCCCCCAAAAACCTTAAAGCCAGCCCAACAAGACGGGGGGCAACGCAGGCCCTGGtcatccttcccctccctgccccagcatgggACGCTCTGCTCCCTGgtcctggggtgggggcaggggggacccCAGCCAGGGGCACcttgggctgggtgctggggctgtgatTGCAAAAGCAGCCACTAGATGGTAGCTGGGACCCTGGCAGGTGGAAGtctccctctgtcctcctcctcctcctcctcctcctcttcctcctcctcctcctcctccttctcctcctcttcctctgcagccCCCTGTTCCTTAGGGAAAACAACCTCTTGCTTCAAGAAAAGCACCTGCAAAGTTAACTCTTTCACCCAGGAACTGCTCTGCATCAGGCTGGATTCACTGGAGGGCTTTAATCCATgcaaacacctcccccccccccgccttctgcCCCATGCAAAACCTCCTTCCCTGTGCCCTGGACTGGCAGTCCTGTGGTGCTGAGGGCACAGACTGTACCCAGGGCTGCTGATAGCAAGAGGCCCAAGCtctggggaaaaagggaagggctGGTGGCCAAGAGTGTGATGGGGAACCTACTGGGACTGGTGGCCGAGAGGATGATGGGGAACCCACTGGAGCTGTTTTCTCCTGCCACAGGGAGGCCCTGAAGCTGGGTTTCAGCAAGCCATGGCCCAAAGCCATGGAGGTCATTACTGGGCAGCCCAACATGTCAGCTGATGCCCTGATGAGCTACTTTGAGCCACTCATGACGTGGCTGGTGGAGGAGAACAAGAAGAACGGGGAGGTCCTGGGCTGGCCTGAGTACAGCTGGACTCCTTACACAGGTATGCAGGGCTCAGCCAAGCACAGCAGGTCCATGATGGGGCAGAGCTCAGCCCTCACCAGGGCCATGATGAGGCATGTGGAAGAGATGGAGTCGTCTTGGTGCCCCTTGGCCACTCCAAAAACCACAGGGTGTTTGGATGCTTTTCCCTGATTTCCCATGGAGCTGAGTCTAAATGGGACGGGGCATCCAAGATACCAGCAAAGGGAGAGCTGGTGACTCAACACACCCCAGCCCAGAGCCACCGGTACCAACCATGTCCCTCATTTCTCCAttttccagccactccagcccaAGCCAGCGCCAGCCAAACTGATTTCCTGGGCATGTCCCTGGCCAGCAATCAAGCCTCAGCAGGTGCCTGGGTCCTGCTCGCCCTGGCACTCGTCTTCCTAATCACCACCATCTTCTTGGGTGTCAAGTTCTTCTCAACCAGGAGAAAGGCCTTCAAATCCAGCTCAGAAATGGAACTGAAATAAGACAGCCATCAGCAGGGGAGCATGGACAGGGTGCAGGCATGGGCATTTGGCCAGGCTGGCAGCTATGCCATGGGCACATTTGCCAATGAAGCCATGGGTTTCCACAGCCCAGTACTCCTCTCTCCAATCAGGTCAGAGGTTTTTTTCCACTATGCAAGAGCCAAAGCAGAAAAGAGCTATTTATTTGTCAACGTCTGCATCAGGGGAAAGAGAAATTCGGGCACCGGCAGGCACGGAGCTGCCCCTGCGCCCAGGGCTAGGAGCTGGTCCAGTCTGGGCACTCACCAGCCATCTCCAACCCATGGGCAAAGCCACAGAGACTTCAAGTGACAGAGGGCAGTTTGGGGAGAGACAGAACACATTCCCACCCCCGGTTTGCCTCTTGCCAGGCTGTTCGCTTGCATGGATGAAAAATAAACCCATGTCTGGCCACCCTCAGAGAAGCAGCTCGGCTCCTTCTTGCAGGTGGGCTGGGATCTCAGTGGGACAGGGCTCTCAAGCAGGAGAGCTGCCACCCCAACCCAGTGCAAATACAGATCCCTGGGGACCAGCCTGGCTTTGGGGCAACACACCTGCAGCACCCAACCTCCCCATCATGAAAGCTCAGCATCCCCTTGCAGCATCTCCATCCTCCCCTAAACCATGGCTCCCATCGCAGCTGACAGCTCATGGGTTCACCATGGAGCACGTGCCTAAGGAAGGGGCTGAATCGGGGCCATAAATCCCCAAAGTCCAGGCCTGAACTGTTCAAAAGGTTGTGGGGTCACCAAGCCCAAGCTGGGACAGGGCTGGAGCTCGTGACTGCTGTGACTCCAGCACAGGAATGACATGCCTTTACATAAGAGCCGGGGGGGTCTCCGAGGTCAGTGATCACCTCCCACCCTCCAGCTCCTGATTATCTTGGGATCAGCCGCGCTTGAGGCTTCCTCCCCACACTCCCCCCTGCCttgtctttcttctgcttctgtaaatAAAACTTCGTATTTGTTCTGCAGTGATTAGGTGCAAAACTAATCCCAGGCTGGGGATTATTGCAGCCTTAAAGAGCTGTGATCTGCTGCGGCCCGGAGCAGCAGGGGAAATGAGGGGATCTAGGATGATCCACCCATTCCCCTCCCATCTGATGGCCTCTGCCCTCGGTCATGACTtccatggggaaactgaggcccgGGAGAGGTTCACTGCGcccgggagaggagcagaaggcAGGTGTCTGCCTGCCCACGctcaggtttttgtttgctttcagtccTCCTCCGAGCACAGCATGCTCACGAGGAGGTGAAACCCCAACAG
This genomic window from Accipiter gentilis chromosome 5, bAccGen1.1, whole genome shotgun sequence contains:
- the ACE gene encoding angiotensin-converting enzyme; this translates as MPPALGLLLGLSLVGALQPSLEPLQYEPTEEGAILFADSYNSSAEVVLFKSVSASWDYYTNLTDKNAALQVQASLEEQNFMELWGKKAKELYGSIWSNFSDPQLRKIIGSIQTLGPSNLPLEKREQYNTILSNMDKIYSTAKVCLPNSTCWELEPDISDIMANSRSYKKLLYAWEGWHNAAGNPLRAKYEEFVKLSNEAYRMDGFEDTGSYWRSWYDSVSFEDDLEHLYNQLEPLYLNLHAFVRRKLYDYYGPKYINLKGPIPAHLLGNMWAQQWNNIYDLMVPYPGKPNLDVTSTMVQQGWNATHMFRVSEEFFTSLGLLEMPPEFWEKSMLEKPTDGREVVCHASAWDFYNRKDFRIKQCTTVTMEQLFTVHHEMGHVQYYLQYKDQPVSFRSGANPGFHEAIGDVMSLSVSTPSHLKKIGLLNNATEDKESNINYLLKMALEKIAFLPFGYLIDQWRWNVFNGRTPPNRYNYDWWYLRTKYQGICAPISRNESNFDPGAKYHIPGNTPYIRYFVSFILQFQFHKALCQAANHSGPLHTCDIYMSKEAGAKLREALKAGSSKSWQEILFNLTGTDKMDAGALLEYFSPVTNWLQEQNNKTNEVLGWPEFDWRPPIPEGYPEGIDKIADEAQAKAFLSEYNSTAEAVWNTYTEASWAYNTNITNHNKEIMLDKNLAMSKHTLEYGMRARQFDPSDFQDQSVARILKKLSVIERAALPENELKEYNTLLSDMETTYSVAKVCRENKTCHPLDPDLTDIMATSRDYDELLFAWKGWRDASGKKIKNNYKRYVELSNKAAVLNGYPDNGAFWRSLYETPTFEEDLERLYLQLQPLYLNLHAYVRRALYKKYGAEHINLKGPIPAHLLGNMWAQSWSNIFDLVMPYPDATKVDATPAMKQQGWTPKKMFQESDRFFTSLGLIPMPQEFWDKSMIEKPADGREVVCHASAWDFYNRKDFRIKQCTVVNMDDLITVHHEMGHVQYFLQYMDQPISFRDGANPGFHEAVGDVMALSVSTPKHLHSINLLDKVTDNKESDINYLMSIALDKIAFLPFGYLMDQWRWKVFDGRIKEDEYNQQWWNLRMKYQGLCPPAPRSEDDFDPGAKFHIPANVPYIRYFVSFVIQFQFHQALCAAARHTGPLHKCDIYQSKEAGKILGEALKLGFSKPWPKAMEVITGQPNMSADALMSYFEPLMTWLVEENKKNGEVLGWPEYSWTPYTATPAQASASQTDFLGMSLASNQASAGAWVLLALALVFLITTIFLGVKFFSTRRKAFKSSSEMELK